A part of Variovorax sp. HW608 genomic DNA contains:
- a CDS encoding MerR family transcriptional regulator has protein sequence MPSQTFTIGELAKEFELTTRAIRFYEDMGLLAPERAGLQRVYSARDRARLTLTLRAKRLGLTLTEAKEILDMYDSPRDTAAQLQRFLGVLGNHRQQLEAQLSDLQANLDEIRAQEKKARAALARAEKPKAR, from the coding sequence ATGCCGTCACAAACCTTCACCATCGGCGAGCTTGCCAAGGAGTTCGAGCTCACCACGCGGGCGATCCGCTTCTATGAGGACATGGGCCTGCTTGCGCCCGAGCGGGCGGGGCTGCAGCGCGTCTACAGCGCGCGCGACCGCGCCCGGCTGACGCTGACGCTGCGCGCCAAGCGGCTCGGCCTGACGCTCACCGAGGCGAAGGAAATCCTCGACATGTACGACAGCCCGCGCGACACCGCAGCGCAGCTGCAGCGCTTCCTGGGCGTGCTGGGCAACCACCGCCAGCAGCTCGAGGCGCAGCTTTCGGACTTGCAGGCCAACCTCGACGAGATCCGCGCGCAGGAGAAGAAGGCCCGCGCCGCACTCGCGCGCGCCGAGAAGCCGAAGGCGCGCTGA
- the can gene encoding carbonate dehydratase: MDNTSDNLEDLFAHNRAWSARMERDRPGFFSSLVKQQTPRYMWIGCSDSRVPANQITGLEPGEIFVHRNVANIVVHSDLNALSAIQFAVERLKVQHVMVVGHYGCSGVQAALEGARIGIADNWLRHIQDVRDRHHVMLDTLPEAARANALCELNVAEQVINVAVSTVMQDAWARGQSVTIHGWAFGVHDGLIQDLEITVDGSKPMENLYRAAVQRIRYKWSKPTDGSSEYIK, translated from the coding sequence ATGGACAACACCTCTGACAACCTCGAAGACCTGTTCGCCCACAACCGCGCCTGGTCCGCGCGCATGGAGCGGGACCGCCCCGGCTTCTTCTCCAGCCTGGTGAAGCAGCAGACGCCCAGGTACATGTGGATCGGCTGCTCGGACAGCCGCGTGCCCGCGAACCAGATCACCGGCCTGGAGCCGGGCGAGATCTTCGTGCATCGCAACGTCGCGAACATCGTGGTGCACTCGGACCTCAATGCGCTCTCGGCGATCCAGTTCGCGGTGGAGCGCCTCAAGGTGCAGCACGTCATGGTGGTCGGCCACTACGGCTGCTCGGGCGTGCAGGCCGCACTGGAAGGTGCGCGCATCGGCATCGCGGACAACTGGCTGCGCCACATCCAGGACGTGCGCGACCGCCACCACGTGATGCTCGATACGCTGCCCGAGGCGGCGCGCGCCAATGCGCTGTGCGAACTCAACGTGGCGGAGCAGGTGATCAACGTCGCCGTCAGCACCGTGATGCAGGACGCATGGGCGCGCGGCCAGTCGGTCACGATCCACGGCTGGGCCTTCGGCGTGCACGACGGGCTCATCCAGGATCTGGAGATCACCGTCGACGGCAGCAAGCCGATGGAAAACCTCTACCGCGCCGCCGTGCAGCGCATCCGCTACAAGTGGAGCAAGCCGACGGACGGCAGCTCCGAGTACATCAAGTAG